AAGGAAGAGGGCGGCCGTCACACCCCGTTCTTCAACGGCTACCGTCCGCAGTTCTACTTCAGGACCACCGACGTTACCGGCGTGGTTGACCTCGAAGCCGGCGTCGAGATGGTTATGCCGGGCGACAACGTCTCGGTTACGGTCAACCTGATCACCCCGATCGCAATGGACGAAGGTCTGCGCTTCGCAATCCGCGAAGGCGGCCGTACCGTCGGCGCGGGCGTGGTTGCCTCCATCATCGAGTAACAGCGACGGACTCTGAGTCCCGGAAGCTCGGGATGAGAAAATAGTTTGAAAAGGACGAAAGACAATGCCTAGAGACATCATCACCCTTGGCTGCACCGAGTGCAAACAGCGTAACTATACGACTACGAAGAA
Above is a genomic segment from Geomonas ferrireducens containing:
- a CDS encoding EF-Tu C-terminal domain-related protein: KEEGGRHTPFFNGYRPQFYFRTTDVTGVVDLEAGVEMVMPGDNVSVTVNLITPIAMDEGLRFAIREGGRTVGAGVVASIIE